A DNA window from Coffea arabica cultivar ET-39 chromosome 6c, Coffea Arabica ET-39 HiFi, whole genome shotgun sequence contains the following coding sequences:
- the LOC140008658 gene encoding uncharacterized protein produces the protein MAESLSKGIVTSTNIMPMVMPQITNWKLNDTNYQQWSKAVKIYLTGLGKERYLTDDSPTEDNKKLMWIQEDAQILGAIWNSMEPRIAYMCSHCETTKEVWDYVRLLYCSNLSRMYDISLEYFQLQQDNKTVTEYFADLKRVSEELNAVMPLSSDITVMQRQREQMLVLKFLAGLKPEFEPIKSQILAGEQLPSFTEAYARVLRSASKDTAQGDGALINDKSALVANNGRIEQLNLGRGSRGGRSRGGRGGHGGRGTRECTHCGLKNHTHDTCWDLHGKPPRFANAVTIDQAESSS, from the coding sequence caaattggaAGTTGAATGACACTAATTATCAACAGTGGTCAAAAGCCGTTAAGATTTATCTGACAGGCTTAGGAAAGGAACGATATCTCACAGATGACTCTCCTACGGAGGACAACAAGAAACTAATGTGGATTCAAGAGGATGCCCAAATTCTTGGAGCAATATGGAATTCTATGGAGCCACGAATTGCCTACATGTGTTCTCATTGTGAGACAACAAAAGAAGTTTGGGATTATGTCCGGTTATTATACTGTAGTAATCTTTCACGGATGTATGATATTTCTTTGGAGTATTTTCAGTTGCAACAAGATAACAAAACAGTAACTGAATACTTTGCTGATCTTAAGCGAGTATCAGAAGAATTAAATGCCGTAATGcctctctcaagtgatattacaGTTATGCAGAGGCAAAGAGAACAAATGCTTGTGCTCAAATTCTTGGCCGGTCTCAAGCCAGAATTTGAACCaatcaaatctcaaattttagcaGGTGAACAATTACCATCCTTTACAGAGGCGTATGCTCGGGTCTTACGTTCTGCATCTAAGGACACTGCACAGGGTGATGGTGCTCTAATTAATGACAAATCTGCTTTAGTTGCTAACAATGGTCGGATAGAGCAACTTAACTTGGGACGTGGCTCTCGTGGAGGAAGAAGTAGAGGAGGTCGTGGGGGTCATGGAGGTCGAGGCACCCGTGAGTGTACTCATTGTGGTTTGAAGAATCACACTCATGATACTTGTTGGGATTTACATGGAAAACCACCTCGGTTTGCTAATGCAGTTACCATTGACCAAGCTGAATCAAGTTCTTAA
- the LOC140008659 gene encoding uncharacterized protein, translating to MQRQYPSVIRLQYHLPDHQFVIFNDDNHLYDVLDHDHIHDTMLTKWFEINQSHVPARNLTFVEFPSKWTWKQNKRQWESRLQGRCIGRLPYAHPHSALGLLDDDNEWNEALAEASTWASARKLRSMYCTILMHSEVTNPYAIWQRHWKSMTDDLQYQIRRDMGNSQIRIDDGELQNLGLIELELILNKNGRSLRDFPPMPLPSFENAQFSMNRLIREELDYDFTSEQQLFDNLYAGLNEDQLKAYELIMESYTHNHGGLFFVYGSGGTGKTYLWRTLIARVRSQRKIVLSVASSGIAAILLPGGRTAHSRFKIPINLDESSSCSINTNSDLAKLIRETSLIIWDETPMAHRHDFEAVDRTLKDILKLSENASEDRIFGGKLVVLGGDFRQILPIVSKAIDGFCKLAAVCW from the exons ATGCAGAGGCAGTATCCATCCGTGATTAGATTGCAGTATCATCTTCCTGATCATCAATTTGTGATATTTAATGATGATAATCATCTTTATGACGTTCTTGATCATGATCACATACATGACACGATGCTGACGAAATGGTTTGAAATAAATCAGAGCCATGTTCCAGCTAGAAACTTGACGTTTGTGGAGTTTCCGAGTAAGTGGACTTGGAAGCAAAATAAACGTCAATGGGAGTCCAGATTGCAAGGTAGGTGTATCGGAAGGCTACCATATGCACATCCTCATTCCG CACTTGGTCTTCTGGATGATGATAATGAGTGGAATGAAGCTTTGGCTGAAGCATCTACATGGGCATCTGCCAGAAAATTACGCAGCATGTATTGTACAATACTTATGCATTCTGAGGTAACTAACCCTTATGCTATATGGCAGCGTCACTGGAAAAGTATGACAGATGATTTGCAATATCAGATCAGAAGGGATATGGGAAACTCTCAGATACGCATAGATGATGGTGAGTTACAAAATTTGGGATTAATTGAACTCGAACTCATTTTGAACAAAAATGGTCGATCTTTACGAGATTTTCCTCCAATGCCATTGCCGTCATTTGAAAATGCTCAGTTTTCCATGAACAGACTTATAAGAGAAGAGCTCGATTACGATTTTACATCGGAGCAGcaattatttgataatttatatGCTGGTTTGAATGAGGATCAATTGAAAGCATATGAGCTTATTATGGAATCATACACACATAATCACGGAGGACTATTTTTTGTGTATGGAAGTGGTGGAACGGGTAAAACTTATTTATGGAGAACATTGATTGCTCGAGTCAGATCGCAGAGAAAAATTGTTCTTTCAGTTGCATCATCAGGCATTGCTGCAATACTCTTACCGGGTGGAAGAACAGCGCATTCACGTTTCAAAATTCCTATTAATTTGGATGAGTCATCAAGTTGTTCAATCAATACAAATTCTGACTTGGCTAAATTAATTAGGGAGACATCTTTGATAATTTGGGACGAAACTCCAATGGCACATCGGCATGATTTTGAAGCGGTGGATAGAACTTTAAAGGATATCTTAAAGTTGAGTGAAAATGCTTCTGAGGATCGTATTTTCGGAGgaaaattggttgttttgggcgGTGATTTTCGACAAATATTACCGATTGTTTCTAAAG CAATTGATGGATTTTGCAAATTGGCTGCTGTCTGTTGGTGA